Genomic DNA from Desulfonema ishimotonii:
AGCCGGGCATGTATGTCAGAATGCCCGGCTTTTTTTATGCCTTCGGCCTGCCCCGGCGACTGGTTTTTTTGCAGACATTCTGAAAAACAGCTATCCGTTCCATACAGGAAACATCATGCGACGTTTGAAAAAACTCTGGCCGATAATCTGTCTTCCGGCCGTCTGGGCCATGTGGGGAGAAAACCCGACGCTCTGCATGGCCCTTGAGCCGGGAGAAGTCACTGTTGTGGTCAATGAAAAGGTGCCGGAAAGCCTCTCTCTGGCAAAATATTATATGAAACAGCGGCGGATTCCCCCGGAAAACCTCATCCGGCTGCGGGTCACAGATGACGAGGCCTGCTCCCGTGAAACCTATGAAAAAGAGATCGCCCTGCCGGTCCGCAGGTATTTCGGGTCGCTCTGTCCCGGATGGCGTATCCGGTGTCTGGTTATGATGTACGGCATTCCCCTGAAAATACGTCCCGGTGCGATGACCCGGAAACAGCGCGAACTTGAAAATGAGCTGGAACAGCTCAGAGAGAGTGCGTCCGGAAACCGTCCGGAACGGCTTGAGAAAAAGCTTGCGCGGGTTCGGCAGCAAAACGACCGGCAGGCCGCCGTGGATTCGGAGATAGCCCTGGTCCTGAAACAGGCCTACCCCCTGGGGGGCTGGATCCCCAACCCGTACTTTATCGGCTTCGGAAACAGAAAGATGCGGTTTGGCAGGGCCGACGTGGTGATGGTGAGCCGACTGGACGGGCCATCCGGAGAAATTGTAAGGCGGGTCATTGACGATTCCATCGCCGCTGAAAAGGAGGGGCTGCGGGGGACGGCCTATTTTGACGCCCGCTGGCCCAAAGTGGAAGGCAACAAAAAGCTTTCGGGCTACCGGCTGTATGACCAGTCCATCCATCTGGCTGCGGAGCGGGTTGAAAAAGCCCGGCTCATGCCGGTGATCACCGAGGATACCGGACGGCTTTTCCAGGCCGGAGAAGCCCCCGGGGCAGCGCTCTACTGCGGCTGGTACAGCCTGGGGCGGTATATTGACGCCTTTGACTGGCAGAGAGGGGCCATCGGGTATCACATTGCCAGCAGTGAATGTGAGACACTGAAGAGAAAGGGGAGCCGGGTCTGGTGCAAGCGGATGCTTGAGGACGGCATCGCCGCCACCATCGGCCCGGTGGGCGAACCCTATGTCAGCGCATTTCCTGTGCCGGAGATGTTCTTTACCCTGCTGATTCGGGAAAACATAACCCTTGCCGAGTCGTATTTTCTCAGCACCCCGTTTTTATCCTGGAAAATGGTCTTAATCGGCGATCCGCTTTACCGGCCCTTTACAGGAAAAGGCATCGCCCCCGGCTCCGCCGAATAGTGTGTCATGGCGGAACCCGACCGCAGGTTTCGGCCTGTTTTCAGGCCGACAGCCGGGCGATTTTCATCCTTAGAAGCTGTTTTAAAAATATTTTCGGAGTGCAAAAGTCAGCCCCCGAAGGGGGGCGTACTTTTGCAAAACCCTCGAAAAACAGGCATCCTGCCTTAATTTTCGCACTCCGTTTCCGAGTCGCCGGTATTTTTAAAACAGCTTCTTAGAACTCCTGCAAAACTGAAAATCCGGGTCTGCAATATCCCGGTTTTATTATACCCGCAGTCGGCATAAACCGAGTTTTGCAGGCGGTCTGTTGTCGTATTCCGTTGTTTTTCACTGCGTTCAGAGGGGCCATGATGCGATAAGGCTGCGGAGTCTGAGGCGGACATCCCGGGGAGGGGCTATGAATTCACAGCCGATGGCCATATGGTCCAGCGCACTGTGGCTGAGGCTCCATTTTATTTCCAGTTCAGTGTTGCTCAGGAAAGAAAAGGCACGGGGGCGGGTCTGGATGAGCATAAGGTGATCCCCTGCTCCGAGTCTGGGGAGGAGGGGTGTTTTTCGGATTGTCAGCCCCATGCCATCAGGGCTGAGATCCATCAGGGTTGCGGTTATATTCAGGGGAGAGGGTGAAAGATGGCGTAACGCCACCGTTATATTATCTTCAGCGGGAAAGGATATAATCCGCTGAAGACATCTTCTGTCTGGGTTTTCTTCGGTCATCTGTTCCTCGGTCGTAAAGAAATCGGATACACGGCATCCGGTCTGTATCGGATATATTTTCAATATCAGAATGGGCCTGTGTCATCAGAATATTTCTGAGACGGGTTATGATTTTCTCAAAACAACCGCCAAACATGGGTTGTGTATTGATCGAATTTGATATATCATTTTTAAAGATGACGCTGGCGAAAAAATTACAGGTGAACGTGATGAAAGCCGGAGCATGGGAAAATTAACAATTATGAATAAAGGTTTTCTATACATATTAGTGAATCCGTCTTTGCCCGGAAATCTTCTGAAAATAGGCAAAACAGCCAGGGCGCCGAAGCGGGCCAGCGAAGATCACCCGCCTGCCGATGTCCCGTATGTTGCGTTTGATATAGCGGTTTCAGATTGCGATAAGGCACAGGCGGTTGTACTCAGCCTGCTGAAAGATTTCCGTGACAGTGAATATAAGGACCATTTCAGACTGCCGCTCGAACAGGCCATTGTGAAAGTCCGTACTGTGGCGGAACATATTGATAAAACAGATTATTACAAAAAAGCCATACAGATTGATTCAGAAAACCCCTCATTTTACAATAATCTGGGATGCAGCTATGACAAGCTGGGCAATCACACGGGCGCCATAGACGCCTATAAGCAGGCCATACAGCTTGATCCCGGAAATGCGGTCTTCCATGATAATCTGGGGTGTAATTACGGGAAGCTCGGCCTGTACCGAAAGGCCATAGACGCCTTTCAGAAAGCGGTGACGCTTCGGCCTGATTTTATAAAGGCCTATTTTGACCTGGGATACAGCTACGGACAGCTCGGATTTCATAAAAAGGCGGTTGATGCCTTTCAGAAGGCTATTGAGGTCAATCCGGGGATTGCACAGCTCTATTATAATCTGGGACATTCGTATTGCAGGCTTGACCGCCGCAAGGACGCTATAAAGGTTTTCAGGGAGGCCGTCCGGATTAACCCGAATTACATTCAGGCTCACTACAGCCTGGGCATCAATTATCTGAATGTCAATGACAGAGACGGGGCGTTGCGGCAATACAGGCTTTTAAAAAAAAAGGATATAAAGCGGGCACGGCATCTCTTTAATCTCATTTACAGGCGGTACCGCAGCAAAATGACGGGCGAAATCAGCATCTGACAGGTGCAAAACAGATAGAAAAGAAAATCAGTTATCCGCAGGGTATCCCCCTGCGGTTTTTCCTTTTCAGGAATGTGGGTGGGCGCGGCGGTATTTTGCCGGGAGCAACAGTGTGTACAAAAATGTTATTGCCGATGTGCCGGGGAACGGTGAACCCCGGCTGGCAGCAACAGAGAGGAAGCAGCGGATTGAATACGGAAAAAACAGAGCTGATCGCCAACTGGGAGACCCTTCAGCGCATATTTATCCGACCGGAAAACGATGCGGCCCGGACGGTGCTGGTCAAGTATATGGAACAGATCCTGTTCGGCCTTCACGATTTTTTAAAGGCCCATGTGGGCATTACGCGGGAGGCCAGCCTTGAAGCGCTCTCGGAGCAGTTCAAAGAGAGCCGCATGGGGTGGCATCCCGATAAAAAGCTGGCCGATGTCATCCGGGGCGTTATCGAGACCATCGCCCCCCATGCGGTCAATGTGGCCTCGCCCTATTTTGTGGGGCATATGACCTCTGCCATTCCCTTTTTCATGGTTCACCTTCAGACCATTGTGGCGGCGCTGAACCAGAACCCGGTCAAGCTGGAGACCTCAAAGGTTGTCTCCATTCTGGAGCGGCAGATTCTCGCCAAAATACACCGGATGATCTATCGGCGGGACGACGGTTTTTACGATACCCATATCCAGAACCCGGACAGCACTCTCGGGGTCTTTGTGGCGGACGGGACTGTTGCCAACCTCACCGCCCTCTGGGTGGCCCGGAACACCTTTTTCAGCCCGAAAGAGGGGTTTGAGGGGGTGGAGGCGGAGGGCATGGCCGCTGCCTGCCAGGCCTTCGGATATGACCGCTGTGTGATTCTGGTGTCGAGACTTGGCCACTACTCGCTCCGGAAAGCAGGCGGCGTTCTGGGCATCGGCAACGCCAACGTGATTCCCATTGATGCTGATTCGCAGAACCGGCTCGATCTGAGGCATCTGAAATCGACCATCCGTGCCCTGAACGGGGATGCCCGGAAGACAAAGATTCTGGCGGTTGTGGGCGTTGCCGGTACGACTGAAACCGGGACGGTGGACCCGCTCCCGGAAATCGCCCGGATCTGCCGGGACAACGCCATCCACTTTCACGCGGATGCGGCCTGGGGCGGTCCGACGCTGATGTCCCGCAAATACAGCGGCCTTCTGAAGGGGATTGAGCAGGCCGACTCCGTGACCATTGACGGGCACAAGCAGTTCTATATGCCCATGGGCTGCGGGATGATCTACTTCAGAGACCCCCACATGGCCGACGCCATTGCCTACCACGCCGCCTATGTGATCCGGCCCGGTTCGGTGGACCTGGGGATTCGCTCCCTGGAAGGCTCCAGGGCTGCCAATTCCCTGATACTGGGCAGCGCCCTGGAGGTGATGGGGGCGGGGGGATACGCCCTGCTGATCGACCACGGCATTGACACCGCCCGCGCCTTTGCCGAAGAGATCCGCCGCCGGCCCCTGTTTGAGCTGATGTCACCGCCCCGGCTCAATATTCTCACCTACCGGCTCTTTCCCGAACCGCTCCGGCATGCCTGTGAAACGGGCGATCCCCGGACACGGAAGGCGGCGCTGGAACAGGCGGACCAAATCAATATCCTTGTGCAGCGGCTGCAGCGGGAGGCGGGGAACAGCTTTGTCTCCCGGACCACCCTGAAACGGCCCGGACATGAAGACGCAGCCGTCCTGCGGGCCGTCATTATGAATCCCCTGACGGATATCCGCATACTCCGGGAGATTCTGGACGAACAGGAGGAGATTTACCGGAATCACCCGGAGGGCTGAGGCTTGACAAACCGGAAATCGCTCCAATTATATTAGACAAAATCGGGCTGTAATGATCCGTGGAACCGGACAGACTACGGCGTTAATATTATTTTATTTCAGATTGTTCTGTCTGTTCATACAGGTCAGAAAAATTAATTAAGGGAGCATACAGTATGGAAGCCAGGAAAGAAACGTATGAGTTTAAAACAGAAGTTCAGCAGATGCTGCACCTCATTATCAATTCACTCTATTCCAACAGGGATATTTTTCTGAGGGAGCTGATCTCCAATGCCTCTGACGCCATTGACAAACTGCGTTTCAAAGCCCAGACAGATCCCGAACTCCTGGGGGATGATACCGAATTCAACATTGAAATTATTACGGACCCGGAAAACCGGACCATCGAGATCGCGGACAACGGTATCGGCATGACCCGTGACGAGGTCATGGAAAATATCGGGACGATTGCCAAAAGCGGAACCGCCGCCTTCCTGGAGGCGCTGGAGCAGGCCCAGAAACAGGAATCCCTGACGCCGGAGCTGATCGGCCAGTTCGGCGTCGGCTTTTACAGCGCATTTATTGTCGCGGAAAAAGTGACCCTGATCACCCGTGCCGCAGGCGCGGACAAGGCCGTAAAATGGGAATCTGCCGGAGACGGTGCCTATACCATCGAAGAGGCGGAAAAGCCCTCGCGCGGCACCCGGATTATCCTGAAACTGAAGGCGGGTGAAGAGGGTGATAAGGATTATACCCAGGAGTGGGTGATCCGCAACATTGTGAAGCAGCATTCGGATTTTGTCAGCTACCCCATCCGCATGGAGGTGGAAAAGGACGAGCCGATTCCCGAAGCGGAACAGGAGAAGGATCAGGACGGCAAGCCCGTCGGGGAGACAACCCGGAAGGTCAGCGCCACCGACACCCTCAACTCCATGAAGGCCATCTGGATGCAGAGCAAAAACGATGTGTCCGAAGATGAATACAAAGAGTTTTACAAGCACCTGAGCCATGACTGGAACGACCCGCTGACCCATATCCACCTGAAGCTCGAGGGCATCACCGAGTACAGCGCCCTGCTCTATATTCCGGCCAGCGCGCCCTT
This window encodes:
- a CDS encoding TIGR03790 family protein — translated: MRRLKKLWPIICLPAVWAMWGENPTLCMALEPGEVTVVVNEKVPESLSLAKYYMKQRRIPPENLIRLRVTDDEACSRETYEKEIALPVRRYFGSLCPGWRIRCLVMMYGIPLKIRPGAMTRKQRELENELEQLRESASGNRPERLEKKLARVRQQNDRQAAVDSEIALVLKQAYPLGGWIPNPYFIGFGNRKMRFGRADVVMVSRLDGPSGEIVRRVIDDSIAAEKEGLRGTAYFDARWPKVEGNKKLSGYRLYDQSIHLAAERVEKARLMPVITEDTGRLFQAGEAPGAALYCGWYSLGRYIDAFDWQRGAIGYHIASSECETLKRKGSRVWCKRMLEDGIAATIGPVGEPYVSAFPVPEMFFTLLIRENITLAESYFLSTPFLSWKMVLIGDPLYRPFTGKGIAPGSAE
- a CDS encoding tetratricopeptide repeat protein, which gives rise to MNKGFLYILVNPSLPGNLLKIGKTARAPKRASEDHPPADVPYVAFDIAVSDCDKAQAVVLSLLKDFRDSEYKDHFRLPLEQAIVKVRTVAEHIDKTDYYKKAIQIDSENPSFYNNLGCSYDKLGNHTGAIDAYKQAIQLDPGNAVFHDNLGCNYGKLGLYRKAIDAFQKAVTLRPDFIKAYFDLGYSYGQLGFHKKAVDAFQKAIEVNPGIAQLYYNLGHSYCRLDRRKDAIKVFREAVRINPNYIQAHYSLGINYLNVNDRDGALRQYRLLKKKDIKRARHLFNLIYRRYRSKMTGEISI
- a CDS encoding aminotransferase class V-fold PLP-dependent enzyme; the encoded protein is MCRGTVNPGWQQQRGSSGLNTEKTELIANWETLQRIFIRPENDAARTVLVKYMEQILFGLHDFLKAHVGITREASLEALSEQFKESRMGWHPDKKLADVIRGVIETIAPHAVNVASPYFVGHMTSAIPFFMVHLQTIVAALNQNPVKLETSKVVSILERQILAKIHRMIYRRDDGFYDTHIQNPDSTLGVFVADGTVANLTALWVARNTFFSPKEGFEGVEAEGMAAACQAFGYDRCVILVSRLGHYSLRKAGGVLGIGNANVIPIDADSQNRLDLRHLKSTIRALNGDARKTKILAVVGVAGTTETGTVDPLPEIARICRDNAIHFHADAAWGGPTLMSRKYSGLLKGIEQADSVTIDGHKQFYMPMGCGMIYFRDPHMADAIAYHAAYVIRPGSVDLGIRSLEGSRAANSLILGSALEVMGAGGYALLIDHGIDTARAFAEEIRRRPLFELMSPPRLNILTYRLFPEPLRHACETGDPRTRKAALEQADQINILVQRLQREAGNSFVSRTTLKRPGHEDAAVLRAVIMNPLTDIRILREILDEQEEIYRNHPEG